A genomic stretch from bacterium includes:
- a CDS encoding DUF2961 domain-containing protein, translating to MRASSADPNWENGNGDARYIAPKQTFTLAELKGPGIITHIWFTIWAEDKYFPRSLVLRIYWDDEKEPSVESPLGDFFAVGHGLLTNLNSIPVQISSEGRAYNCYWLMPFRKSAKITITNDSPDKAVGALYYMIDWLKLKSLPPDIPYFHAQYRQEYPCQMGKDYLILKTVGKGFYVGTVLSVQMNQPGWFGEGDDRFYIDGEKIPSIQGTGTEDYFNDAWGFRPFNQPYHGVSIWEGFDIDDRGTAYRWHIQDPIPFKKSLMVTIEHKGAEFDFENNRYTSGFAERDDFFSSVAFWYQTGKAPRFAKIPPLEDRFVPHTYIEAESLLQTAKASPQDALQTQDGNWSGGKQIFFTPPSQDASLELRFFVPTDGLYVLKADITHSWDYGVYQAYLDDKPVGGAYDLYNPTVQTKRLKLGVIKLTSGEHTLRFVCQGKSESSKGFFFGIDGIYLRKIK from the coding sequence ATGCGTGCCTCCAGCGCCGACCCCAACTGGGAAAACGGAAACGGAGATGCTCGCTACATCGCCCCAAAACAAACCTTCACCCTTGCAGAGCTGAAAGGCCCAGGTATCATCACCCATATATGGTTCACTATTTGGGCTGAGGATAAATATTTCCCTCGCTCTCTCGTCCTTCGTATCTACTGGGATGACGAAAAAGAACCATCGGTAGAATCCCCTTTAGGGGATTTCTTCGCCGTCGGACACGGTCTCTTAACGAACCTCAACTCTATACCTGTCCAGATTTCCTCGGAAGGTAGAGCCTACAACTGCTACTGGCTTATGCCCTTCCGCAAATCAGCGAAAATCACCATTACGAACGATTCACCTGATAAAGCCGTAGGGGCTCTCTATTATATGATAGATTGGCTGAAACTCAAATCCCTTCCCCCCGATATACCCTACTTCCACGCCCAATATAGACAGGAATATCCCTGCCAAATGGGAAAGGATTATCTCATATTGAAAACGGTGGGTAAAGGCTTCTATGTCGGAACAGTCCTCTCCGTCCAAATGAACCAGCCGGGTTGGTTTGGTGAAGGAGACGACCGCTTTTATATAGACGGTGAGAAAATCCCTTCCATTCAAGGCACGGGAACGGAGGATTATTTCAACGATGCTTGGGGCTTCCGCCCCTTTAATCAACCCTATCATGGAGTGAGCATCTGGGAAGGATTTGATATAGATGATAGAGGAACAGCCTACCGCTGGCACATTCAAGACCCCATTCCCTTCAAGAAATCGCTCATGGTTACAATAGAGCATAAAGGTGCCGAATTTGATTTTGAGAACAATAGATATACCTCCGGCTTCGCCGAGAGGGACGATTTCTTCTCCTCCGTTGCGTTTTGGTATCAAACAGGAAAAGCTCCCAGATTCGCCAAAATTCCTCCCCTTGAGGATAGGTTTGTCCCCCATACCTACATTGAGGCAGAATCCCTCCTCCAAACCGCAAAGGCAAGTCCACAAGATGCCCTCCAAACGCAAGACGGAAATTGGAGCGGAGGAAAACAAATCTTCTTCACTCCTCCTAGCCAAGATGCTTCCCTTGAGCTCAGATTCTTCGTTCCCACAGATGGACTCTATGTGCTGAAGGCTGATATCACCCACTCCTGGGATTACGGGGTTTATCAAGCATATCTTGACGATAAGCCTGTGGGCGGTGCCTACGATTTGTATAACCCAACAGTCCAAACGAAGAGATTGAAGCTGGGAGTCATCAAACTCACCTCAGGAGAACATACCCTGCGTTTCGTATGCCAAGGGAAAAGTGAAAGCTCAAAAGGTTTCTTTTTCGGCATTGATGGAATCTATCTCCGTAAAATCAAATGA